In Arthrobacter woluwensis, a single genomic region encodes these proteins:
- a CDS encoding helix-turn-helix domain-containing protein, with the protein MKKAPRKGAWYVLGMVSDVPEPWAGLMVSAGFRSMRALAVAAGLSGPTVARLVNGTGTSSVETVNAVASALGVRVQDLPGVGVRDDFGAYVPPAESSRLTLQQRQLIDALIRNMTA; encoded by the coding sequence ATGAAAAAAGCACCCAGGAAGGGTGCTTGGTATGTTTTGGGGATGGTTTCTGATGTTCCTGAGCCGTGGGCCGGGTTGATGGTGTCGGCGGGTTTTCGTTCGATGCGGGCGTTGGCTGTTGCTGCGGGCCTGTCGGGGCCGACGGTTGCCAGGTTGGTGAACGGGACTGGGACGTCGTCGGTGGAGACGGTCAATGCTGTGGCGTCGGCGTTGGGTGTCCGGGTACAGGATCTTCCCGGGGTTGGGGTGCGGGATGATTTCGGGGCTTACGTGCCGCCGGCTGAGTCGTCGCGTCTGACGTTGCAGCAACGCCAGCTGATTGATGCGCTGATCAGGAACATGACCGCCTAG
- a CDS encoding HNH endonuclease signature motif containing protein has protein sequence MTQDEARFWSKVDKSESCWVWNAFRNEHGYGQFRFNGGMKLAHRVAYELFYGPISSGLAIDHVCHNPSCVRPDHLREVTNKQNGENRAGAQANSRTGVRGVSPKGNRFVAQVKHRGKVYYCGAFIDIASAARAATEMRNQLFTHNGTDRRKGE, from the coding sequence ATGACCCAGGATGAGGCCAGATTCTGGTCGAAAGTCGACAAGAGCGAAAGCTGCTGGGTCTGGAATGCATTCAGAAACGAGCACGGATACGGACAATTCCGTTTCAACGGAGGTATGAAACTCGCCCATCGAGTTGCCTACGAACTTTTTTACGGCCCCATCTCATCAGGCCTCGCGATCGACCATGTATGCCATAACCCATCATGCGTGCGCCCAGACCACCTTCGGGAAGTGACCAACAAACAGAACGGGGAAAACAGGGCAGGCGCACAGGCCAACTCTCGAACGGGGGTTCGGGGGGTGAGCCCAAAAGGAAATCGATTTGTAGCCCAGGTGAAGCACCGGGGCAAGGTCTACTACTGCGGCGCATTCATCGACATAGCCTCCGCCGCACGTGCCGCAACCGAGATGCGGAACCAACTCTTTACTCACAACGGAACCGACAGGAGGAAAGGCGAATGA
- a CDS encoding lambda exonuclease family protein encodes MTLTIYNNLEQGADEWLQARCGILTASVIGQLITPSLGIADNETSRRLIRKLAAERITGHPITTYPTKAMQRGTLLEPWARDAYAEHAGVTVDEVGFMRIDTEGGSLGYSPDGLVGDDGLIEIKCPGPDTHFQTVVDNKVPDEHWGQLQAGLLVSGRTWIDFVSFCPGANTFVRRVEPSPAWRATLITAFVAAEERITDALNYYQANVKRYSLPAAKWFDPFEEDQITLERSI; translated from the coding sequence ATGACCCTCACCATCTACAACAACCTCGAGCAAGGCGCGGACGAGTGGCTCCAAGCACGCTGCGGCATCCTCACCGCCTCAGTCATCGGCCAACTCATCACACCCAGCCTCGGGATCGCGGACAACGAAACGTCCCGCCGGCTCATCCGCAAACTCGCCGCCGAACGCATCACCGGGCACCCCATCACCACGTACCCGACCAAGGCAATGCAGCGCGGCACCCTCCTCGAACCTTGGGCGCGCGACGCATACGCCGAGCACGCGGGCGTCACCGTCGATGAGGTCGGGTTCATGCGCATAGACACCGAGGGCGGGAGTCTCGGATATAGCCCGGACGGTCTCGTGGGCGATGACGGGCTCATCGAAATCAAATGCCCGGGCCCAGACACCCACTTCCAAACTGTCGTGGACAACAAAGTTCCAGACGAACACTGGGGTCAGCTACAGGCCGGGCTCCTGGTTTCAGGACGGACATGGATTGACTTTGTCAGTTTCTGCCCTGGGGCCAATACGTTCGTACGCCGGGTAGAACCCTCACCCGCATGGCGGGCAACGCTAATCACGGCGTTCGTTGCTGCCGAGGAACGAATCACTGACGCCCTCAACTACTACCAGGCGAACGTCAAACGATACTCGCTCCCCGCTGCCAAATGGTTCGACCCGTTCGAAGAAGACCAGATCACCCTTGAAAGGAGCATCTAG
- a CDS encoding single-stranded DNA-binding protein yields MAEITFIGNIGKDSNIQFDKNGSPRLSFSVCDTKSKRLQDGSWEKLREQWFNCTIWGTDAEYFADRLLSGDKVKVHGEFYTRDYDRGNGPEKSMDVTVTGVSIIKKNEKNQQRQHGGNQPFDAVQHNRQSTPTQPAWEQPPTEPQGWDAAPPF; encoded by the coding sequence ATGGCTGAGATTACCTTCATTGGCAACATCGGCAAGGACTCAAATATCCAGTTCGACAAGAATGGATCGCCTCGCCTGTCGTTCAGCGTCTGCGACACGAAATCCAAGCGTCTGCAAGACGGCAGCTGGGAAAAGCTGAGGGAGCAGTGGTTCAACTGCACCATCTGGGGCACTGATGCAGAGTACTTCGCGGACCGGCTACTCAGCGGCGACAAGGTCAAAGTTCACGGCGAGTTTTACACCCGCGACTACGACAGAGGCAACGGACCCGAAAAGTCCATGGATGTGACTGTCACCGGCGTCTCGATCATCAAAAAGAACGAGAAGAACCAGCAGCGCCAACACGGCGGCAACCAGCCTTTCGACGCTGTCCAGCACAACAGGCAGTCGACACCAACGCAACCCGCGTGGGAGCAGCCACCAACCGAACCCCAAGGCTGGGACGCCGCACCTCCCTTCTGA
- a CDS encoding glutaredoxin domain-containing protein: MTHDPRTIQDRDGVAVVIYEKPECSQCTLSKKRLDEAGVVYGRVDITEDPYAFLFVKNLGYMAAPVLYVSTPEEDLHWYGFRPDLIAKHITGREDAA, translated from the coding sequence ATGACTCACGATCCTCGAACAATTCAAGACCGCGACGGTGTCGCCGTGGTGATCTATGAGAAGCCCGAGTGCTCGCAGTGCACCCTGTCCAAAAAGCGCCTCGACGAAGCTGGCGTCGTATACGGACGAGTTGACATCACGGAAGATCCCTATGCATTCCTTTTCGTCAAGAACCTCGGCTACATGGCGGCCCCCGTCCTCTACGTATCCACCCCTGAGGAAGACCTGCACTGGTATGGGTTCCGTCCCGACCTTATCGCGAAGCACATCACCGGTCGCGAGGACGCCGCATGA
- a CDS encoding helix-turn-helix transcriptional regulator, which translates to MTTKIHSDIVARIDALIAELEELRSELGSNQVKRHTTQTGGLDELLTAEEIASWLGKSVQSLAQDRYRGVGPAFIRVGTRAVRYRKADVEAWLTEVVGRQANEG; encoded by the coding sequence ATGACCACGAAGATCCACTCCGACATCGTCGCCCGCATCGATGCGCTCATTGCAGAACTCGAAGAGCTCCGCTCCGAGCTTGGCAGCAACCAGGTAAAGCGCCACACGACTCAGACTGGCGGGCTTGATGAACTTCTGACCGCCGAGGAGATAGCGAGTTGGTTGGGGAAGAGCGTGCAGTCGCTCGCGCAGGATCGATACCGAGGCGTCGGGCCGGCGTTCATTCGAGTCGGCACTCGGGCCGTTCGATACAGGAAGGCCGACGTTGAAGCGTGGCTGACAGAGGTAGTTGGCCGCCAGGCGAACGAGGGCTAA